From the genome of Lotus japonicus ecotype B-129 chromosome 6, LjGifu_v1.2, one region includes:
- the LOC130723087 gene encoding uncharacterized protein LOC130723087 isoform X4 translates to MSLFWWWLCKQRKSLEDIFIFLSYSRCFPELITCRKPIEATRSPREVDFVLWWMLLTVDASSLGAISYMDCIGKDKYGEERKKNFKLAGENGMNRCHLMSIKKSQEIGHQLGYCL, encoded by the exons ATGTCTCTGTTCTGGTGGTGGCTCTGCAAACAAAGAAA ATCCTTGGaagatattttcattttcctcaGCTACTCAAGGTGCTTTCCAG AGCTCATTACTTGCCGGAAGCCAATTGAAGCAACCAGGTCTCCAAGAGAGGTGGACTTTGTCTTATGG TGGATGCTTCTTACAGTGGATGCTTCAAGTCTTGGTGCCATAAGTTACATGGATTGCATAGGAAAGGACAAATATGGTGAAGAGAGGAAGAAAAATTTTAAACTTGCTGGTGAAAAT GGAATGAATAGATGTCATTTAATGAGTATCAAAAAATCTCAAGAAATTGGTCACCAGTTAGGATATTGCCTCTGA
- the LOC130726658 gene encoding uncharacterized protein LOC130726658 translates to MARKDNQQKNGPNHKKGVSGGVLPGVKGGHAKGGRVKVFPGEDLANGDRLNPCEASSAGDNNNNEQKSESFSSKEKQGVFAKHGMEEPLSFGSSSRDGSVNPDVPVQEVNGSLPRNNQGQQSLKSRLSYLLEGSHMRSMVENLELADNVMIRRLRLTASSIFTAANEWLTKQKPLFESCRSSILKARDNIRKKVELAYPIVLKWLMHFGNIVLLLSLFWLDCAFRGIDSFVRMGTTSFFSVIWCSIFSVISMIGMLKFLVVLGLAVLIGIFVGLTLAILVVAFLGVVILWFYGSFWTTAFFIFLGGLAFMLKHERIALLITTVYSVYCAWLYVGWLGLLVAFNLAFISSDVLIYVLKKSIDQQSRSNSFEQRAGMHGQPGFANDEPMQASSSENGPGPSSDRNAGVPSTSGVDSEDEIVRLLNCSDHYSAMGFTRYQNIDVSILKREYRKKAMLVHPDKNSGIEKAAEAFKKLQNAYEILMDSLKRQAYDDELRREELLSVFHRFQNASNKNGRHGFFPSGFPRSDADAEDPFGDSRRIACKRCGGFHVWIHTKKQKSRARWCQDCQDFHPAKDGDGWVEQSSQPFLFGLLQKVDVPSAFVCADSRIYNATEWYICQGMRCPANTHKPSFHVNTSLVSKSSSGKGASSGQRGGRMPTPNMEETMTEEEFFEWLQNAVQTGAFENFNGSSATENPNAKSGNEMKNPGSGSGSGSKRKKKGKKQW, encoded by the exons ATGGCTCGGAAGGATAATCAACAGAAGAATGGACCGAATCACAAAAAAGGGGTTTCTGGGGGTGTCCTTCCGGGGGTGAAAGGCGGTCATGCTAAAGGAGGGCGGGTGAAGGTATTTCCGGGAGAGGATCTCGCGAATGGCGACCGGCTGAATCCTTGTGAAGCTAGTTCTGCTGGTGATAACAATAACAATGAGCAAAAATCTGAGAGTTTTTCGTCGAAGGAAAAGCAAGGGGTGTTTGCTAAGCATGGCATGGAGGAACCATTGTCCTTTGGGAGTAGTTCACGGGATGGCAGTGTGAATCCTGATGTTCCAGTACAGGAAGTAAATGGGAGTTTACCTAGAAATAATCAAGGTCAACAGAGTTTGAAGAGTAGATTGAGCTATTTACTCGAAGGTTCGCACATGAGAAGTATGGTAGAAAATTTAGAGCTTGCTGATAATGTGATGATTAGGAGATTAAGGTTGACTGCATCTTCTATTTTCACAGCAGCTAACGAGTGGCTAACCAAGCAGAAGCCATTGTTTGAATCTTGTAGATCCTCCATTTTAAAAGCTCGTGATAATATTAGAAAGAAAGTTGAGCTGGCATATCCCATTGTTCTGAAGTGGCTCATGCATTTTGGGAACATAGTGCTCCTATTGTCGTTGTTTTGGTTGGACTGTGCCTTTCGGGGTATTGATTCATTTGTACGAATGGGCACAACATCCTTCTTCTCTGTTATATGGTGCAGCATATTCTCGGTGATTAGTATGATTGGGATGCTCAAGTTTCTTGTTGTCCTG GGCCTGGCTGTTTTGATTGGAATTTTTGTTGGGCTCACGCTTGCAATTTTGGTAGTTGCGTTCCTTGGAGTAGTTATCTTGTGGTTTTATGGTAGCTTTTGGACAACTGCATTTTTCATCTTTCTTGGAG GATTGGCATTTATGTTAAAGCATGAACGTATAGCACTACTTATCACCACCGTGTATTCTGTCTATTGTGCTTGGCTGTACGTTGGGTGGCTTGGTTTGCTAGTGGCTTTCAATTTAGCTTTTATATCAAGTGACGTTCTGATATACGTCCTCAAGAAAAGCATAGATCAACAGAGCAGATCCAATTCTTTTGAGCAAAGAGCTGGAATGCACGGCCAACCAGGTTTCGCAAATGATGAACCAATGCAGGCTTCTTCCTCTGAAAATGGGCCGGGGCCATCTTCTGATCGTAATGCTGGAGTCCCATCAACTAGCGGGGTTgattctgaagatgaaattgTCCGATTGTTGAACTGCTCTGATCACTATTCAGCAATGGGCTTTACGCGATATCAAAATATAGATGTTTCAATACTGAAGCGGGAATATAGGAAAAAG gCAATGCTAGTACATCCTGATAAAAATAGCGGTATTGAAAAGGCTGCAGAAGCCTTTAAGAAACTTCAAAATGCGTATGAG ATTCTAATGGATTCCTTGAAGCGTCAAGCGTATGATGATGAGCTAAGGAGAGAAGAGCTTTTGAGTGTATTTCACAGATTTCAAAATGCTTCCAATAAG AATGGTAGACATGGATTCTTTCCATCAGGATTTCCTCGGTCAGATGCGGATGCTGAGGATCCATTTGGTGATTCGAGGAGAATAGCTTGCAAAAGGTGTGGTGGCTTTCATGTCTGGATACATACCAAGAAACAGAAGTCTCGGGCAAGATGGTGCCAg gattgCCAAGATTTTCATCCAGCCAAGGATGGTGATGGATGGGTTGAACAATCTTCCCAACCATTTCTTTTTGGCTTATTGCAGAAG GTTGATGTTCCTTCTGCTTTCGTGTGTGCTGACAGCAGAATATATAATGCCACTGAATGGTATATCTGTCAG GGTATGAGATGTCCAGCAAATACTCATAAGCCAAGTTTCCATGTAAACACCAGTTTAGTGTCCAAGAGTAGTTCTGGTAAAGGAGCTAGTTCAGGTCAAAGAGGTGGGCGGATGCCAACACCTAATATGGAAGAAACCATGACAGAGGAAGAATTCTTTGAGTGGTTACAGAATGCAGTACAGACAGGCGCGTTTGAGAATTTCAATGGGAGCTCTGCAACAGAGAACCCAAATGCCAAATCTGGGAATGAGATGAAAAATCCTGGCAGTGGTAGTGGCAGCGGCagcaagagaaagaaaaaggggaaaaagCAATGGTGA
- the LOC130725630 gene encoding protein REGULATOR OF FATTY ACID COMPOSITION 3, chloroplastic: MVGCRDYVVTKCELQLVLKTHSSLAMEALFQGSCLAPSYPLLELPKSTTMLTNCVKFNLSHNPCFIFANSSRPFSAQSKPRKPFSVIVNAQKKDKKEDHHSFVSKPDESAGFFPEAVLLKKKIVEEDGEFLPEFEDAEERKLFESLMLEMDSDLNVELLRHYEIVYLIHEKHEEEVAAVNEKIQDFLREKKGTVWRFSDWGMRTLAYKIKKANKAHYILMNIEMDAKYINEFKTLLDQDERVIRHLVVKRDEAITEDCPPPPEFHTLGASVDDDDDEELDEDYDDDWDGEEDADGEDGDAEFIVIDDDQDDVDSGNETLANVRQPEMKNSRT, encoded by the exons ATGGTTGGC TGTAGAGATTATGTTGTGACCAAATGTGAATTGCAGTTGGTACTCAAAACTCACTCCTCTTTGGCTATGGAGGCACTGTTTCAGGGTTCATGTCTTGCTCCTTCTTATCCTCTACTCGAGCTTCCAAAATCCACCACCATGTTAACCAACTGCGTCAAGTTCAATCTCAGTCACAACCCATGCTTCATCTTCGCAAATTCTTCACGGCCATTTTCTGCTCAGAGTAAGCCCAGAAAACCATTTTCAGTCATCGTGAATGCCcagaagaaggacaagaaagaAGATCACCATAGCTTCGTATCCAAACCTGATGAGTCTGCTGGTTTCTTCCCTGAAGCTGTGCTTCTTAAAAAG AAAATAGTTGAGGAAGATGGTGAGTTTCTCCCGGAGTTCGAAGATGCTGAAGAAA GAAAACTATTTGAATCGTTGATGCTTGAAATGGACAGTGATCTGAACGTTGAATTAT TGCGCCACTACGAGATTGTTTACTTGATTCATGAGAAGCATGAAGAAGAGGTTGCAGCAGTCAATGAGAAAATTCAAG ACTTTTTGAGGGAGAAGAAAGGCACGGTGTGGAGATTCAGTGATTGGGGTATGAGAACGCTGGCTTATAAGATAAAGAAAGCTAATAAGGCTCACTACATTTTGATGAACATTGAGATGGATGCTAAATACATCAACGAGTTCAAGACTTTGTTGGACCAAGATGAAAGAGTTATTCGGCATCTCGTGGTAAAGAGGGATGAGGCAATCACTGAAGATTGCCCTCCTCCACCCGAGTTTCATACTCTGGGTGCAAGTGTGGACGATGACGACGACGAAGAACTTGATGaagattatgatgatgattggGATGGTGAAGAGGATGCGGATGGTGAAGATGGCGATGCTGAATTTATCGTCATAGACGATGACCAAGATGATGTGGATTCTGGAAATGAAACATTGGCAAACGTTAGACAGCCAGAAATGAAGAATTCGAGGACATAG
- the LOC130723087 gene encoding uncharacterized protein LOC130723087 isoform X2, whose amino-acid sequence MPEFMNHCHVHMFIDQPVPTLSAAREIKCLLKFNAYFACKLITCRKPIEATRSPREVDFVLWWMLLTVDASSLGAISYMDCIGKDKYGEERKKNFKLAGENGMNRCHLMSIKKSQEIGHQLGYCL is encoded by the exons ATGCCCGAATTTATGAACCATTGTCATGTTCATATGTTCATTGATCAACCAGTTCCCACTCTTTCTGCCGCAC GGGAGATTAAGTGCTTATTGAAGTTCAATGCTTATTTTGCATGTA AGCTCATTACTTGCCGGAAGCCAATTGAAGCAACCAGGTCTCCAAGAGAGGTGGACTTTGTCTTATGG TGGATGCTTCTTACAGTGGATGCTTCAAGTCTTGGTGCCATAAGTTACATGGATTGCATAGGAAAGGACAAATATGGTGAAGAGAGGAAGAAAAATTTTAAACTTGCTGGTGAAAAT GGAATGAATAGATGTCATTTAATGAGTATCAAAAAATCTCAAGAAATTGGTCACCAGTTAGGATATTGCCTCTGA
- the LOC130725628 gene encoding uncharacterized protein LOC130725628, whose product MYKIASKILVKKLKEVLPKLIGANQFAFLGKRKMLDGVLVVNEVILEANHKKKPTIVFKVDYEKAYDSVQWDFLLYMLQQMNFCSKWVRWIQGCLESNFVSVLANGSPTGEFKMWKGLSTHLPP is encoded by the coding sequence ATGTACAAAATTGCGTCCAAAATCCTTGTAAAGAAACTTAAGGAGGTACTTCCTAAGCTTATTGGTGCCAACCAATTCGCATTCCTAGGGAAGAGAAAAATGCTAGATGGGGTGCTTGTTGTCAACGAAGTCATCTTAGAAGCTAACCATAAGAAGAAGCCAACTATAGTGTTCAAAGTGGATTATGAGAAGGCTTATGATTCCGTCCAATGGGACTTTCTTCTATACATGCTCCAACAGATGAATTTTTGTAGCAAATGGGTGAGATGGATTCAAGGGTGTTTGGAGTCTAATTTTGTGTCTGTCCTAGCCAATGGTAGCCCGACCGGGGAGTTCAAGATGTGGAAGGGTCTTAGTACACACCTACCCCCCTAA
- the LOC130723087 gene encoding uncharacterized protein LOC130723087 isoform X1, protein MPEFMNHCHVHMFIDQPVPTLSAAREIKCLLKFNAYFACNPWKIFSFSSATQELITCRKPIEATRSPREVDFVLWWMLLTVDASSLGAISYMDCIGKDKYGEERKKNFKLAGENGMNRCHLMSIKKSQEIGHQLGYCL, encoded by the exons ATGCCCGAATTTATGAACCATTGTCATGTTCATATGTTCATTGATCAACCAGTTCCCACTCTTTCTGCCGCAC GGGAGATTAAGTGCTTATTGAAGTTCAATGCTTATTTTGCATGTA ATCCTTGGaagatattttcattttcctcaGCTACTCAAG AGCTCATTACTTGCCGGAAGCCAATTGAAGCAACCAGGTCTCCAAGAGAGGTGGACTTTGTCTTATGG TGGATGCTTCTTACAGTGGATGCTTCAAGTCTTGGTGCCATAAGTTACATGGATTGCATAGGAAAGGACAAATATGGTGAAGAGAGGAAGAAAAATTTTAAACTTGCTGGTGAAAAT GGAATGAATAGATGTCATTTAATGAGTATCAAAAAATCTCAAGAAATTGGTCACCAGTTAGGATATTGCCTCTGA
- the LOC130721911 gene encoding ferritin-like catalase Nec2, which translates to MASHISSSIVVLLASLFLTSQTFSSVLIASAAIPDQNDLDLLEFPLNLEYLEAEFFLFGALGHGLDVVAPNLTGGGPPPIGARAAKLDPLVRDVIYQFALQEVGHLRAIKSTVKGFPRPLLNLSKASFAEIMDSAFGKPLSPPFDPYANSINYLLASYVIPYVGLTGYVGANPLLQNATSKKLVAGLLGVESGQDAVIRALLYERRALKVHPYGNSVAKFTNRISTLRNKLGGSGLKDEGLKVPKLQGAEGETEGNILAGDKYSMAYARSPEEILRIVYGGGDEHVPGGFYPKGAKGRIATSYLHSN; encoded by the exons ATGGCATCACACATTTCCTCCTCCATTGTTGTTTTGCTAGCCTCACTCTTTCTCACCTCACAAACTTTTTCTTCTGTTCTCATTGCTAGTGCTGCCATCCCAGATCAAAATGATCTTGATCTTCTGGAATTTCCTCTCAATTTGGAATACTTGGAGGCTGAGTTCTTCTTGTTTGGTGCTTTGGGTCATGGGCTTGATGTAGTTGCTCCAAACTTAACTGGAGGAGGACCACCTCCTATTGGGGCCAGAGCGGCCAAACTAGACCCCCTTGTTAGGGATGTCATCTATCAGTTTGCTTTGCAGGAAGTTGGACATTTGAG GGCTATAAAGAGCACAGTGAAGGGGTTCCCAAGGCCTTTGCTGAATCTAAGCAAGGCATCATTTGCCGAAATAATGGACAGTGCCTTTGGGAAACCTCTAAGCCCTCCTTTTGATCCCTATGCCAATTCCATCAACTATCTTCTTGCATCCTATGTCATTCCTTATGTTGGTCTCACTGGTTATGTTGGAGCCAATCCACTCCTGCAAAATGCTACTTCCAAGAAG CTTGTTGCAGGCCTTCTGGGAGTAGAATCAGGTCAAGATGCAGTCATTAGAGCATTGTTATATGAACGTCGAGCTTTAAAGGTGCATCCTTATGGAAATTCAGTGGCAAAGTTTACAAATCGCATTTCAACACTTAGGAATAAGTTGGGAGGCTCAGGTTTGAAAGATGAGGGTCTTAAAGTCCCTAAATTGCAAGGTGCTGAGGGAGAAACCGAAGGCAACATTCTTGCTGGTGACAAATATTCAATGGCATATGCGAGGAGTCCTGAAGAAATATTGAGGATAGTATATGGTGGAGGTGATGAACATGTCCCTGGTGGCTTCTATCCTAAAGGAGCAAAAGGCCGTATAGCCACATCTTACTTACATAGTAACTAG
- the LOC130724658 gene encoding uncharacterized protein LOC130724658, which translates to MFVVSEELKAKAEVFHGDQACREKFSLLLAELGLLDGLLTIQDIQECGYVKEQGFVWLKLKKKREHRFDNNILVCYDTVVTAHVEPNKIKNLTGVKAKEFLVWFALNEIHVKGPPEGPVITFKSVVGLSMSFPVSVFKAGNELVLPQRKKRSGGE; encoded by the coding sequence ATGTTTGTGGTGAGTGAGGAGCTAAAGGCCAAAGCAGAGGTGTTTCACGGGGACCAAGCATGCAGGGAGAAATTCTCTCTGTTGCTGGCAGAGCTAGGCCTCCTTGATGGATTGTTGACCATACAAGACATCCAGGAATGCGGATACGTgaaggaacaaggctttgtttGGCTCAAGCTCAAGAAGAAAAGGGAGCACAGGTTTGACAACAACATACTTGTGTGCTATGACACAGTGGTCACTGCACATGTTGAGCCAAACAAGATCAAGAATCTCACTGGGGTGAAGGCTAAGGAATTTTTGGTTTGGTTCGCCTTGAATGAGATTCATGTCAAAGGCCCTCCAGAGGGACCTGTAATTACTTTCAAGTCAGTGGTTGGTTTGTCCATGTCATTTCCAGTGTCAGTGTTCAAAGCTGGGAATGAATTAGTACTCCCtcaaaggaagaagagaagtggTGGAGAATGA
- the LOC130723087 gene encoding uncharacterized protein LOC130723087 isoform X3, whose product MEKSISQGVFFLLIGQESLEDIFIFLSYSRCFPELITCRKPIEATRSPREVDFVLWWMLLTVDASSLGAISYMDCIGKDKYGEERKKNFKLAGENGMNRCHLMSIKKSQEIGHQLGYCL is encoded by the exons ATGGAAAAGAGTATTTCTCAAGGGGTGTTTTTCCTTCTAATTGGACAAGA ATCCTTGGaagatattttcattttcctcaGCTACTCAAGGTGCTTTCCAG AGCTCATTACTTGCCGGAAGCCAATTGAAGCAACCAGGTCTCCAAGAGAGGTGGACTTTGTCTTATGG TGGATGCTTCTTACAGTGGATGCTTCAAGTCTTGGTGCCATAAGTTACATGGATTGCATAGGAAAGGACAAATATGGTGAAGAGAGGAAGAAAAATTTTAAACTTGCTGGTGAAAAT GGAATGAATAGATGTCATTTAATGAGTATCAAAAAATCTCAAGAAATTGGTCACCAGTTAGGATATTGCCTCTGA
- the LOC130726096 gene encoding F-box protein At5g49610, translated as MDKRGDGIFPDEVVMQILARLPVKSLFRSKTVCKLWCRLSSDKYFVQLYNEVSRKNPMILVEISDTSESKSSLICVDSLRGVSEFSLSFLNDRVKVRASCNGLLCCSSIPDKGVFYVCNPVTREFRLLPRSRERHVTRFYPDGEATLVGLACDSTCQRFNVVLAGCHRTFGHRPDGSFICLVFDSELNKWRKFVSFQDDHFTHMNKNQVVFVNNALHWLTVSSTYILVLDLSCDNWRKMPLPYDLVRGTGNRIYLLDFNGCLSIIQISEAWMNIWVLKDYWNDEWCMVDKVSLRCIRGMVPGIFPISQTGEYVFLATHRQVLVYHRNSKVWKEMYSVKYSSSLPLWFSAHAYRSTMFSCS; from the coding sequence ATGGATAAACGAGGAGATGGGATTTTCCCGGATGAGGTGGTTATGCAGATTCTTGCAAGGTTGCCTGTGAAATCCCTTTTCAGGAGCAAAACCGTGTGCAAATTGTGGTGTAGATTGTCCTCAGATAAGTATTTTGTTCAACTCTACAATGAGGTATCTAGGAAGAATCCCATGATTCTTGTTGAGATTTCTGATACATCAGAGTCCAAATCTAGCTTAATCTGTGTTGATAGTTTAAGGGGTGTTTCTGAATTTTCACTCAGCTTTTTGAATGATAGAGTTAAGGTTCGTGCATCTTGTAATGGCTTGTTGTGTTGCTCTAGTATTCCTGATAAGGGTGTGTTCTATGTTTGCAACCCGGTCACTCGCGAGTTTAGGCTGCTTCCCAGGAGTAGGGAAAGGCATGTCACTCGGTTTTACCCCGATGGCGAAGCGACCTTGGTTGGATTGGCCTGTGATTCGACGTGCCAGAGGTTTAATGTTGTTCTCGCGGGCTGCCACCGCACGTTTGGTCATAGGCCGGATGGAAGTTTCATATGTCTGGTGTTTGATTCGGAGCTGAACAAGTGGAGGAAGTTTGTTTCTTTTCAGGATGATCATTTTACTCACATGAATAAGAACCAAGTTGTTTTTGTGAATAATGCTCTGCACTGGTTGACTGTTAGCTCTACTTATATACTTGTGCTTGATTTAAGCTGTGACAATTGGAGGAAGATGCCGTTACCGTATGACTTGGTTCGAGGAACGGGAAATAGGATTTATCTCTTGGACTTCAATGGCTGCCTTTCTATTATTCAAATTTCAGAAGCGTGGATGAACATTTGGGTGCTGAAAGATTACTGGAATGATGAATGGTGCATGGTGGATAAGGTGAGTCTGAGGTGTATCAGAGGAATGGTGCCGGGGATTTTCCCGATCAGTCAGACAGGTGAATATGTTTTTCTGGCTACTCATAGGCAGGTTTTGGTGTATCATCGCAACAGTAAAGTCTGGAAAGAAATGTACTCTGTTAAGTATAGTTCCTCACTACCGCTCTGGTTTTCAGCACACGCATATCGCAGCACAATGTTCTCATGTAGCTGA